One genomic region from Ignavibacteriales bacterium encodes:
- a CDS encoding P-loop NTPase — translation MTGQLDRIRELEKLFSSEENTISEKIVVVTSGKGGTGKSFFAANFSYQYSKSYRVLLIDADFNLSNLHLLLNANPQKTLNAFFESNAVFNEIITKYNSNLDIIFGDAGSLSLDKPSFNQINRLFKEINNISSEYDLIVFDLGAGISDENLHVLSKAKTKIIITNPEPTALMDAYVIIKLLKNNKTEDGVYIAINRCREESDGAQAFQNLKAAVDHFLKTKIKFLTEIPESAEVRKSIIDQKLFAEISQSNKVISSINTSVSKISKIHQVFNINQLDIKDSSISFKNSF, via the coding sequence ACTTGAAAAATTATTTAGCTCAGAAGAAAATACTATTTCTGAAAAAATAGTCGTTGTTACCTCTGGCAAAGGTGGAACAGGCAAATCATTTTTTGCCGCTAACTTTTCTTATCAGTATTCTAAATCGTACAGAGTGTTATTGATTGATGCGGATTTTAATTTATCCAATCTGCATTTACTTCTAAATGCAAATCCACAAAAAACATTAAATGCTTTTTTTGAATCCAACGCTGTGTTTAATGAAATCATTACAAAATATAATTCAAACTTAGATATAATTTTTGGTGATGCCGGATCATTAAGTTTAGACAAACCTTCTTTCAACCAAATAAACAGGTTATTTAAGGAGATAAATAATATTTCATCTGAGTATGATTTGATTGTTTTTGATTTGGGCGCAGGAATAAGCGATGAAAATCTCCATGTACTGTCAAAAGCAAAAACAAAAATTATAATCACAAACCCTGAACCAACAGCATTGATGGATGCGTATGTGATTATTAAACTTTTAAAAAATAATAAAACTGAAGATGGAGTTTACATCGCTATAAATAGATGTAGAGAAGAATCAGACGGAGCACAGGCATTTCAAAATTTAAAAGCTGCAGTTGATCATTTTTTAAAAACAAAAATAAAATTTTTAACAGAAATTCCTGAATCGGCTGAAGTTAGAAAATCAATAATTGACCAAAAACTTTTTGCAGAAATCAGCCAATCCAACAAAGTTATCAGCTCAATAAATACTTCAGTTAGTAAGATTAGCAAAATTCATCAAGTGTTTAATATTAACCAACTCGACATTAAAGACTCATCAATAAGCTTCAAAAACAGCTTCTAA